Proteins encoded by one window of Glycine soja cultivar W05 chromosome 15, ASM419377v2, whole genome shotgun sequence:
- the LOC114387337 gene encoding ISWI chromatin-remodeling complex ATPase CHR11 gives MARPSKLHSSSDEALSNASSSSDEEEQVNEQINEEEDEEELEAVARPASSADDDDEVAGDNPPDSDEDPAADDADDDQDGDNVDPEISKREKARLKEMQKMKKQKIQEILDVQNAAIDADMNNRGKGRLKYLLQQTELFAHFAKGDQSSSQKKSRGRGRHASNFTEEEEDEEYLKGEEDGLANTRLVTQPSCIQGKMRDYQLAGLNWLIRLYENGINGILADEMGLGKTLQTISLLGYLHEFRGIKGPHMVVAPKSTLGNWMNEIRRFCPVLRAIKFLGNPDERRHIRDELLVAGKFDVCVTSFEMAIKEKSALRRFSWRYIIIDEAHRIKNENSLLSKTMRLYSTNYRLLITGTPLQNNLHELWSLLNFLLPEIFSSAETFDEWFQISGENDQQEVVQQLHKVLRPFLLRRLKSDVEKGLPPKKETILKVGMSQMQKQYYRALLQKDLEVVNAGGERKRLLNIAMQLRKCCNHPYLFQGAEPGPPFTTGDHLIENAGKMVLLDKLLPKLKERDSRVLIFSQMTRLLDILEDYLMFRGYQYCRIDGNTGGDDRDASIDAFNKPGSEKFVFLLSTRAGGLGINLATADVVILYDSDWNPQVDLQAQDRAHRIGQKKEVQVFRFCTEYTIEEKVIERAYKKLALDALVIQQGRLAEQKTVNKDELLQMVRFGAEMVFSSKDSTITDEDIDRIIAKGEEATAELDAKMKKFTEDAIKFKMDDTAELYDFDDEKDESRFDIKKIVSENWIEPPKRERKRNYSESEYFKQTMRQGGPTKPKEPRIPRMPQLHDFQFFNTQRLSELYEKEVRYLMQTHQRNQIKDSIDVDEPEEVGDPLTAEELEEKERLLEEGFSSWSRRDFNTFIRACEKYGRNDIQSIASEMEGKTEEEVERYAKVFKERYKELNDYDRIIKNIERGEARISRKDEIMKAIGKKLDRYKNPWLELKIQYGQNKGKLYNEECDRFMICMVHKLGYGNWDELKAAFRTSPLFRFDWFVKSRTTQELARRCDTLIRLVEKENQEYDERERQARKEKKLAKSMTPSKRALARQTESPSSLKKRKQLTMDDYASTGKRRK, from the exons ATGGCGAGACCTTCCAAGCTACACTCATCTTCCGACGAAGCGCTCTCCAATGCTTCGAGTTCCTCCGATGAAGAGGAGCAAGTCAACGAGCAGATCAACGAAGAGGAAGACGAGGAGGAGCTCGAGGCGGTGGCGCGCCCTGCCAGTTCTGCTGACGACGACGACGAAGTCGCCGGCGACAATCCGCCGGACTCCGATGAAGATCCAGCCGCCGATGACGCTGACGATGACCAG GATGGGGATAATGTTGATCCCGAAATTAGCAAGCGAGAGAAGGCGAGATTAAAAGAAATgcagaaaatgaagaaacagaAGATTCAGGAGATACTGGATGTACAGAATGCGGCCATTGACGCTGACATG AACAATAGAGGGAAGGGGCGTCTGAAGTATCTCTTGCAGCAGACTGAGCTGTTTGCTCATTTTGCAAAAGGGGATCAATCTTCGTCTCAGAAGAAGTCAAGGGGAAG GGGTCGCCATGCATCCAATTTcaccgaggaagaagaagatgaagaatacctaaaaggagaagaagatggtCTAGCAAACACACGTCTGGTGACACAACCATCAT GTATCCAAGGGAAAATGAGGGATTACCAGCTGGCTGGACTAAACTGGCTCATACGATTGTATGAGAATGGAATAAATGGAATTCTGGCTGATGAAATG GGGCTTGGTAAAACATTGCAAACTATATCCTTATTAGGTTATTTGCACGAGTTCCGAGGAATCAAAGGTCCTCATATGGTGGTTGCTCCAAAATCTACTCTTGGAAATTGGATGAATGAGATTCGGCGCTTTTGTCCTGTTCTTCGTGCAATCAAGTTTCTTGGCAACCCCGATGAAAGG AGACATATCAGAGATGAATTGTTGGTTGCCGGGAAGTTTGATGTTTGTGTCACAAGTTTTGAAATGGCAATCAAGGAGAAGTCTGCTTTGCGTCGATTTAGTTGGCGCTACATAATTATTGATGAAGCTCATCGAATCAAGAATGAGAATTCCTTGCTGTCCAAAACAATGAGGCTCTACAGTACAAACTACCGTCTCCTTATTACTGGCACGCCACTTCAG aataaCCTTCATGAACTCTGGTCTCTTCTCAACTTTCTTCTGCCCGAAATTTTTAGTTCTGCTGAAACTTTTGATGAATGGTTTCAAATCTCTGGTGAAAATGATCAACAGGAGGTTGTTCAACAATTACACAAG GTCCTCCGACCATTTCTCCTTCGAAGGTTGAAGTCAGATGTTGAGAAAGGATTGCCACCAAAAAAGGAAACTATTCTTAAAGTAGGCATGTCCCAAATGCAGAAACAGTATTATAGAGCCCTACTTCAGAAGGATCTTGAGGTTGTAAACGCTGGTGGTGAACGGAAGCGCCTCCTGAACATAGCTATGCAACTCCGCAAATGTTGTAATCATCCATATCTTTTCCAAGGTGCTGAACCTGGTCCTCCCTTCACTACAGGAGATCATCTTATTGAAAACGCTG GTAAAATGGTTCTTTTGGATAAGTTACTTCCTAAATTGAAAGAGCGCGATTCTAGGGTCCTTATATTTTCACAG ATGACTAGGCTGCTAGACATACTCGAAGATTATTTAATGTTTCGTGGATATCAATATTGTCGCATTGATGGAAATACTGGTGGGGATGATCGAGATGCTTCCATTGATGCTTTCAACAAACCAGGAAGTGAGAAATTTGTCTTCTTGTTATCAACTCGTGCTGGAGGTCTTGGTATTAATCTTGCTACTGCTGATGTTGTCATTCTGTACGATAGTGACTG GAACCCACAAGTTGACTTGCAGGCTCAGGATCGTGCTCATAGGATTGGTCAAAAGAAAGAAGTTCAAGTTTTCCGATTTTGTACTGAG TATACAATAGAAGAGAAAGTCATTGAAAGGGCCTACAAAAAGCTTGCACTTGATGCTCTGGTGATTCAGCAAGGGCGATTGGCTGAGCAGAAGA CGGTAAATAAAGATGAATTGCTTCAAATGGTTAGATTTGGGGCTGAAATGGTTTTCAGTTCCAAGGATAGTACAATTACAGATGAAGATATTGATAGAATTATTGCTAAAGGAGAGGAGGCAACTGCTGAGCTAGATGCCAAGATGAAGAAATTTACTGAAGatgccatcaaatttaagatGGATGACA CTGCCGAGttatatgattttgatgatgagaAG GATGAAAGCagatttgatataaaaaaaattgtgagtgAGAACTGGATTGAACCACCCAAAAGGGAGCGGAAGCGCAA TTACTCAGAGTCTGAATACTTCAAGCAAACAATGCGCCAAGGTGGTCCTACCAAACCAAAAGAGCCCCGTATTCCTAGGATGCCCCAGTT GCATGATTTCCAATTTttcaacacacaaaggttgagTGAGCTGTATGAAAAGGAAGTACGCTATCTCATG CAAACACACCAGAGGAATCAGATAAAGGATTCAATAGATGTTGATGAACCAGAAG AGGTGGGAGATCCATTGACAGCTGAAGAGTTGGAAGAAAAGGAGCGCTTGCTAGAAGAG ggattttcttcatggagcCGGAGGGATTTTAATACTTTCATTAGGGCCTGCGAAAAATATGGCCGAAATGATATACAAAGTATTGCTTCTGAGATGGAAGGAAAAACCGAGGAGGAAGTTGAAAGATATGCAAAGGTCTTTAAAGAAAGATACAAGGAATTAAATG ATTATGACAGAATTATTAAAAACATTGAAAGGGGGGAGGCAAGAATTTCTCGGAAAGATGAGATCATGAAAGCTATTGGAAAGAAGTTGGACCGCTACAAGAATCCGTGGCTAGAGTTGAAGATACAGTATGGGCAAAACAAAGGGAAGTTGTACAATGAAGAATGTGACAGATTCATG ATATGCATGGTGCACAAACTTGGCTATGGGAACTGGGATGAGTTAAAGGCAGCATTTCGAACATCACCCTTGTTTCGATTTGATTGGTTTGTCAAATCTCGCACCACTCAAGAACTGGCTAGGAGGTGTGACACCCTCATTCGACTGGTAGAAAAGGAAAACCAAGAATATGATGAGAGGGAGAGACAAGCTCGCAAAGAGAAGAAACTTGCCAAA AGCATGACCCCATCGAAGCGTGCTTTGGCAAGACAGACAGAGAGTCCATCTTCTTTGAAGAAGCGCAAGCAGTTAACCATGGACGATTATGCAAGCACG gggaagagaagaaaataa